The Schistocerca gregaria isolate iqSchGreg1 chromosome 1, iqSchGreg1.2, whole genome shotgun sequence genome includes a window with the following:
- the LOC126267254 gene encoding programmed cell death protein 2-like — MARKGGRVLLGFEDEIITEKHKSFVNFTTNKIGGKPDWPCDGIPTPSCQLCGLVLPLIVQIYAPLENSPYHRTLYIFGCINPNCWNQSESWICVRSQTVDTASDPGVASPAVTVNTGTTTDWCQEADDWDDDNNVNNNEENGNVIACIKNVESCEHVPDDDNEMEDNQCDLRMQLGNLNLDERNANCGELKGGAGIQEGGAVGCLISPAATAEIEGDEGEVVSIDTPTAPQHDLIALLQETAPLPAVLRNSSEASGQRMPSSCSLEFTPYFISVDEENLGGSPSITPLSEHVRELLQEYQQNSEEGSFSPEQEKMVSMGQGDQLTQEKYEKSIPAHGDKMFHQFLLRIQRNPGQIIRYCREGGGPLLLQPMNESPARCSHCLGDMMFELQLLPTLIPRLRLTVACSGEGVSSSSHVEYGTVLIFTCRRSCWSAGDSFRSERIIVQSENVI, encoded by the exons ATGGCCAGGAAAGGTGGTAGGGTTTTATTGGGTTTCGAAGATGAGATAATCACAGAAAAACACAAGTCTTTTGttaattttacaacaaataaaatcGGTGGTAAACCG GATTGGCCATGCGATGGAATTCCGACTCCGTCGTGTCAGTTGTGTGGTCTCGTACTTCCACTGATCGTACAGATTTATGCTCCCCTCGAAAATTCTCCGTACCACAGAACTTTATATATTTTTGGTTGCATAAATCCAAACTGCTGGAATCAAAGCGAAAG CTGGATCTGTGTGCGTAGCCAAACAGTTGATACTGCTTCTGATCCTGGTGTTGCCTCACCGGCAGTCACTGTCAATACTGGAACTACTACTGACTGGTGCCAAGAGGCTGATGATTGGGATGATGACAACAATGTTAATAACAATGAAGAAAATGGTAATGTAATAGCTTGCATAAAAAATGTGGAGAGCTGTGAACATGTgccagatgatgataatgaaatggaaGATAATCAGTGTGACTTGAGAATGCAGCTTGGGAATCTGAACCTCGATGAAAGGAATGCCAATTGTGGAGAACTGAAGGGCGGAGCAGGAATTCAGGAAGGAGGAGCTGTTGGATGTCTCATTTCCCCAGCAGCTACAGCAGAGATTGAAGGAGATGAAGGTGAAGTGGTCAGCATCGATACACCGACAGCCCCTCAACATGACCTTATAGCATTGCTGCAAGAAACAGCACCTTTGCCAGCAGTTCTCAGAAACTCAAGTGAAGCAAGTGGACAACGAATGCCATCATCCTGTTCACTTGAATTTACTCCCTACTTCATAAGTGTTGATGAGGAGAATTTGGGTGGTTCGCCATCAATTACACCTCTTTCAGAACATGTCCGAGAATTGTTGCAAGAGTATCAGCAAAATAGTGAGGAAGGTTCATTTAGTCCAGAGCAAGAAAAAATGGTTTCCATGGGTCAAGGTGACCAGTTAAcacaagaaaaatatgaaaaaagtattcCAGCCCATGGCGATAAAATGTTCCATCAGTTCCTGCTTCGCATACAGCGTAATCCAGGTCAGATTATAAG GTATTGCCGAGAAGGTGGTGGGCCATTATTGCTGCAGCCAATGAATGAATCGCCAGCAAGGTGTTCACATTGTCTTGGTGATATGATGTTTGAGCTGCAGCTGCTACCTACACTGATTCCTCGACTACGTTTAACAGTAGCTTGTTCAGGAGAAGGTGTGTCTTCAAGTTCCCATGTAGAATATGGAACTGTGCTTATATTTACGTGTCGTCGCAGTTGCTGGTCCGCTGGAGACTCATTCCGCAGTGAGCGCATCATTGTTCAGTCTGAAAATGTCATTTAG